One part of the Rutidosis leptorrhynchoides isolate AG116_Rl617_1_P2 chromosome 1, CSIRO_AGI_Rlap_v1, whole genome shotgun sequence genome encodes these proteins:
- the LOC139859885 gene encoding uncharacterized protein isoform X1 → MDSVIADSIQNLGIQDSNGEEEEEAAKITCFSDSFNDISIHFQIIRFHKQIYTWVGCNTARFGSLYAAAPTRPNNIVSVTSLLGGTSDNTGSGIARRIVLKTGFPVTLACNIPKDSPMLEAYAEKKLVEKLISLGYTKPKTQGSSNGVIHS, encoded by the exons ATGGATAGTGTTATTGCTGATTCAATCCAGAATTTGGGGATTCAAGATTCtaatggagaagaagaagaagaagcggcTAAGATCACGTGCTTCTCTGATTCTTTCAACGACATCTCAATCCACTTTCAAATCATTCGTTTCCACAAACAG ATATATACATGGGTAGGTTGTAACACTGCCAGATTTGGAAGTTTATATGCTGCTGCACCTACAAGACCC AATAATATAGTTAGTGTGACATCCTTACTTGGTGGAACCTCTGATAATACGGGATCCGGCATTGCTCGTAGAATAG TTCTGAAGACGGGTTTTCCTGTAACGTTAGCATGTAATATTCCAAAAGATAGCCCCATGCTCgag GCATATGCTGAAAAGAAGCTGGTTGAAAAGCTAATCTCTCTTGGGTACACAAAGCCAAAAACTCAAGGATCGTCTAATGGTGTGATACATTCGTAA
- the LOC139859885 gene encoding uncharacterized protein isoform X2 — protein sequence MDSVIADSIQNLGIQDSNGEEEEEAAKITCFSDSFNDISIHFQIIRFHKQIYTWVGCNTARFGSLYAAAPTRPNNIVSVTSLLGGTSDNTGSGIARRIVLKTGFPVTLACNIPKDSPMLEAYAEKKLVEKLISLGYTKPKTQGSSNGG from the exons ATGGATAGTGTTATTGCTGATTCAATCCAGAATTTGGGGATTCAAGATTCtaatggagaagaagaagaagaagcggcTAAGATCACGTGCTTCTCTGATTCTTTCAACGACATCTCAATCCACTTTCAAATCATTCGTTTCCACAAACAG ATATATACATGGGTAGGTTGTAACACTGCCAGATTTGGAAGTTTATATGCTGCTGCACCTACAAGACCC AATAATATAGTTAGTGTGACATCCTTACTTGGTGGAACCTCTGATAATACGGGATCCGGCATTGCTCGTAGAATAG TTCTGAAGACGGGTTTTCCTGTAACGTTAGCATGTAATATTCCAAAAGATAGCCCCATGCTCgag GCATATGCTGAAAAGAAGCTGGTTGAAAAGCTAATCTCTCTTGGGTACACAAAGCCAAAAACTCAAGGATCGTCTAATG GAGGGTAG
- the LOC139870274 gene encoding serine/threonine-protein kinase KIPK1-like: protein MAKVRISIRPPVVLGAETGHDAFWDHKRSRSACLIREYCPGGDLHVLRQKQPGRYYHEPAARFYVAEVLLALEYLHMLGIIYRDLKPKNILVRQDGHIMLTDFDLSLRCSVNPTLLQSPSSGPMDPPRMSGPCAGSNCIDPFCIKPTCQVSCFTPRIHKTRKPKLDPATLHRSLPQLVAEPTEARSNSFVGTHEYLAPEIIKGDGHGSAVDWWTFGIFLYELLYGKTPFKGSENDETLANVVLQNLKFPDTPLVSLQARDLIKGLLVKEPENRLGSQKGAAEIKQHPFFDGLNWALIRCATPPEVPEEYDIGIDKSASMEKAKRYLDYNGPAGEHLEFELF from the exons ATGGCGAAGGTTCGAATCTCGATTCGGCCACCAGTTGTATTAGGCGCTGAGACAGGG catgacgcgttttgggaccacaagcgcagcagatctgcATGCCTTATAAGGGAGTATTGTCCTGGTGGTGATCTGCATGTACTTCGACAAAAGCAACCTGGCAGATATTATCACGAACCAGCAGCAAG ATTCTATGTTGCTGAAGTTCTTCTTGCTTTGGAATATTTGCATATGCTCGGAATCATATACCGAGACCTAAAACCAAAGAACATTCTAGTACGACAAGACGGTCACATAATGCTCACAGACTTCGATCTTTCTCTTCGGTGTTCTGTAAATCCTACTCTCCTGCAATCACCTTCATCAGGCCCAATGGACCCTCCAAGAATGTCAGGCCCATGTGCTGGATCCAACTGCATCGACCCGTTTTGCATTAAACCCACATGTCAAGTCTCATGCTTCACCCCACGAATACACAAAACCCGAAAACCGAAACTCGACCCCGCAACACTTCACAGATCATTACCACAGCTTGTAGCTGAACCAACCGAAGCCCGATCCAACTCATTCGTCGGGACCCACGAGTATCTCGCTCCCGAAATCATTAAAGGAGATGGTCATGGTAGTGCAGTTGATTGGTGGACGTTCGGGATTTTTCTTTACGAACTTTTATACGGAAAGACACCCTTTAAAGGTTCAGAAAACGATGAGACGTTAGCCAACGTGGTCCTACAAAACCTTAAATTTCCCGACACGCCACTTGTCAGTTTACAAGCACGAGATCTTATCAAAGGGTTGTTAGTAAAGGAGCCTGAAAACCGATTAGGGTCACAAAAAGGGGCTGCTGAGATTAAACAACATCCGTTTTTCGATGGTTTGAATTGGGCTTTGATACGTTGTGCGACTCCACCTGAAGTGCCTGAGGAGTATGATATCGGAATTGATAAATCTGCATCAATGGAGAAAGCGAAGAGATATTTGGACTATAACGGGCCCGCTGGAGAACACTTGGAATTCGAGCTTTTTTAG